From a single Erpetoichthys calabaricus chromosome 1, fErpCal1.3, whole genome shotgun sequence genomic region:
- the LOC114667693 gene encoding NACHT, LRR and PYD domains-containing protein 3-like has translation MAFYGSKPQENSGQAYFRRRRSDEEVAAVSDLIRRFSEVIKTFNHEDLLKVTKYYRPYVDYVIECSIVSVLQNLVTKHILTNDEAKRFKAKGQHKETDNVESIIGDMINKDSMMLVSMWQALAEELERFPLPNLTRILEELTEGGLDLFKDIHTSFQPFPIDAHIKGLQETHKDGVSEPTRTLEDQASPRYPVGFETRYAELMVIGQYRRINHEKLHELEKMGRTHAMLVEEKTKIKSEPIWTEQLFRRSIESETPPHIIVVSGVAGIGKTTMVEKIMFDWARGTQYQKFAFVFLFKFRELSLLDTETEPHMALTRLITRHYKYLNDLRLSEILQKPESLLFIFDGLDEYRHKLDFTQKRLCSTPDDYCPIPILITSLISQTLLKGCSVLITTKPTALESLNMKRVDRFVEILGFFPEQRLLFFKKFFDDADQGAEAFQYVEENAMLYTMCFNPSFCWIICCVLKSYFMTPKEERGAAPRTFTELFGMFLCNTLTNHRKEAKDQRRILIKLGKMAYYGVANRIHVFYDKFEMSTFGLQSVPSSLFLSGFLKEILQRESTLEQTAYTFYHITLQEFIAACSFYLDPSGGVEELLAMLDSCEDGRFEILIRFLAGLTRPSLFKALGGILGEFDRKTTQQILEWVKKKAVQGLQGQDKSEALRVCQWLYETQNEKLIRNAIGKHLKMDFSSMTLSPLDCAVLSSVISCCGELEELNLSNTHLIPECIRRLAPGLSCCRHVNLSSCHLTSRCCSILSSVLSSPHSQLIDLQLSDNSIEDSGVDELCEGLRSENCKLEKLSLSQCGLTSKICSALSSLLSSPVSHLIELDLSKCNITDSGVAQLCEGMKSENCKLRKLSLSNCSLTSTCCSALSSIFSSEHSRLTFAFLDNNKLGVSGVGQLCDGLRNSNCKLETLWLYANGIGESEKKEMRSLQEELNRTGRQVYIVT, from the exons ATGGCTTTCTACGGCTCTAAGCCCCAAGAGAACTCTGGACAGGCGTACTTTAGGAGAAGAAGATCTGATGAGGAAGTCGCAGCTGTGTCTG atTTGATACGAAGATTTTCTGaagttattaaaacatttaatcatgAGGATCTCCTTAAGGTCACCAAATATTACAGGCCCTATGTGGACTATGTGATCGAATGCAGCATCGTAAGTGTCCTACAGAACCTAgtcaccaaacacatcctcacCAATGATGAGGCCAAG AGATTCAAAGCCAAAGGACAGCATAAGGAGACAGACAATGTGGAGTCCATCATCGGTGACATGATCAACAAAGATAGCATGATGCTGGTCAGCATGTGGCAGGCATTGGCTGAAGAACTTGAGAGATTTCCATTACCAAATCTGACAAGAATACTGGAGGAGTTGACAGAGGGGG GTCTGGACCTCTTCAAGGACATTCATACCAGTTTCCAACCTTTTCCCATTGATGCTCATATTAAAG GCCTCCAAGAAACACACAAAGATGGTGTGTCTGAACCCACAAGGACTCTGGAGGATCAGGCTTCTCCTAGATATCCTGTGGGTTTTGAGACTCGATATGCTGAGTTGATGGTTATTGGTCAATACAGAAGGATCAACCATGAAAAGCTTCATGAACTAGAGAAGATGGGGAGGACTCATGCAATGCTGGTCGAGGAGAAGACAAAAATTAAATCTGAGCCTATCTGGACTGAGCAGCTTTTTAGAAGGAGTATAGAGAGTGAGACTCCTCCCCACATCATAGTAGTTAGTGGAGTGGCAGGAATTGGGAAGACCACCATGGTCGAGAAGATCATGTTTGACTGGGCCAGAGGCACTCAGTACCAGAAGTTtgcatttgtgtttctttttaaattcagggAGCTCAGCTTACTAGACACAGAAACAGAGCCACACATGGCTCTGACCAGGCTGATCACAAGGCACTATAAATATCTTAATGATCTTAGATTGAGTGAAATCCTTCAGAAACCTGAATCTCTCCTCTTTATATTTGATGGCCTGGATGAGTACAGACACAAACTGGACTTCACACAGAAGCGGCTCTGTTCAACACCAGACGACTACTGTCCTATCCCTATTCTGATCACCAGCCTGATCAGTCAGACATTACTTAAGGGCTGTTCAGTGCTCATAACAACAAAACCAACAGCTCTGGAGTCCCTAAACATGAAAAGAGTGGATCGATTTGTAGAAATCCTGGGATTCTTCCCTGAACAAAGGCTGCTGTTCTTTAAAAAATTCTTTGATGATGCTGATCAGGGTGCTGAGGCTTTTCAGTATGTGGAAGAGAATGCCATGCTGTATACCATGTGCTTCAACCCCTCGTTCTGCTGGATTATTTGCTGTGTGTTGAAGAGCTACTTCATGACACCTAAAGAAGAGCGAGGAGCTGCACCCAGAACTTTCACTGAGCTCTTTGGGATGTTTCTTTGCAACACCCTGACCAATCACAGGAAAGAAGCCAAGGACCAGCGAAGGATTCTGATAAAATTGGGAAAAATGGCTTATTATGGGGTGGCTAACAGGATTCATGTGTTTTATGACAAGTTTGAGATGTCCACCTTTGGTCTCCAGTCAGTCCCGTCCTCTCTTTTCCTCTCAGGGTTTCTCAAAGAAATCCTTCAAAGAGAAAGCACTCTGGAGCAAACAGCATATACATTCTACCATATTACCCTGCAAGAGTTCATAGCTGCCTGCTCTTTCTATCTCGATCCATCAGGGGGTGTTGAGGAGCTTCTTGCGATGCTGGACTCCTGTGAAGATGGACGATTTGAGATTCTCATTCGATTCCTTGCCGGACTGACCAGGCCTTCTCTTTTTAAAGCACTGGGTGGAATCCTGGGGGAGTTTGATAGGAAGACGACACAACAGATACTGGAGTGGGTAAAGAAGAAAGCTGTGCAGGGACTACAGGGCCAAGATAAAAGTGAAGCTCTGCGAGTGTGTCAATGGCTCTATGAGACTCAGAATGAGAAATTAATCAGAAATGCTATTGGGAAGCATTTAAAGATGGACTTCAGTTCCATGACTTTATCACCTCTGGACTGTGCTGTGCTGAGCTCTGTCATCAGCTGCTGTGGAGAACTTGAGGAGCTTAACCTGTCAAACACGCACCTCATCCCAGAGTGCATCAGGAGGCTGGCACCGGGTCTCAGCTGCTGTAGACATGTCAA CTTGTCGTCATGTCATCTCACGTCCAGATGTTGCTCAATTCTCTCCTCAGTCCTTTCATCTCCACACTCACAGCTGATTGACCTGCAGCTGAGTGACAACAGCATAGAGGACTCAGGAGTAGATGAGCTGTGTGAGGGGCTAAGGAGTGAAAACTGTAAATTAGAAAAATTGAG CCTCTCTCAATGTGGTCTCACCTCCAAAatttgctcagctctctcctcactcCTCTCTTCTCCAGTCTCACATTTGATTGAACTGGACCTAAGCAAATGCAACATTACAGATTCAGGAGTAGCTCAGCTGTGTGAGGGTATGAAAAGCGAAAACTGCAAATTAAGGAAACTAAG